A region of Hydrogenimonas cancrithermarum DNA encodes the following proteins:
- a CDS encoding EAL domain-containing protein — protein MKRVQLVKKHYETLTHKLRKLHKHNPLMHNYHLKFSEDAILAEIEKFIKTFETDPLSVEKAADRLSETFIEHDIPFAILSDDLDIIKDTLISAVEHERIEEFNDYFKALRNDIAFRFLIVAARRHEPIVTGNYREKILYKIHAEWQEQLRKAIIGNDMGEFPIHGSSTCPFTAALNYPESKMICNELNICEYLRTTHTKLHELAATFAYLLTQKHYKSAYILYNEIREYSERLMNLIGVLYFNAQLDRTQTFKNYLHRTIPELETSYIAVFDIHSMKQINTFYNPKVGDMVIETVEQSLKAVYQENQPFMIYTRGVGGDYYLFFEGCPLDEVKQMMQAFEEDLRKRVENRPSLPVFSVKQGLIAINSPFTLEKEEIRTIFIYLKERLKSAESPLFLTSESDQKKMLHWINNHYKHITHLKKMLDLKNVEIFLQPISRIYNPDNIHAFEVLARIKEKDGYIPAGAFIDLLIDMKLIPRLDHLILDRIIHYKDLIHLFATKLFINVSAHTLLENDYVEKLIKAIRGPLIGTEIIIELTEQVLLENLGLIVRLHKEHGLIFAIDDFGTGYSSLQTVIKLAEEGIIQYLKFDGSLTQSMEDSESTRRIIHIASKMSHSLGLESIIECVETEKQRRELEEFGIEYAQGYFIGRPQSVEAWHLIRKERGYL, from the coding sequence ATGAAGAGAGTTCAGTTGGTAAAAAAACACTATGAAACATTGACACACAAATTGAGAAAACTTCACAAACACAATCCGCTGATGCACAACTATCATCTGAAATTCAGTGAAGATGCCATCCTGGCGGAAATAGAGAAATTCATAAAAACGTTCGAAACGGATCCCCTGAGTGTGGAGAAAGCAGCCGACAGGCTGAGCGAAACGTTCATAGAACACGATATCCCCTTCGCCATTTTGTCGGACGATCTGGATATCATCAAAGATACGCTCATCTCCGCCGTCGAACACGAGAGGATCGAAGAGTTCAACGACTACTTCAAAGCGTTGAGAAACGATATCGCCTTCCGTTTTCTCATCGTTGCCGCCAGGCGTCACGAACCGATCGTTACAGGAAACTACAGAGAAAAGATTCTCTACAAGATACACGCCGAATGGCAGGAACAGCTTCGAAAAGCGATCATTGGAAACGATATGGGCGAATTTCCTATCCACGGCAGCTCGACATGCCCTTTCACGGCCGCTCTGAACTATCCCGAGTCGAAGATGATATGCAACGAACTCAATATCTGCGAATATCTTCGTACGACACATACCAAACTGCATGAGTTGGCCGCAACGTTCGCCTATCTTCTCACGCAGAAACACTACAAATCGGCCTATATCCTCTATAACGAAATCAGGGAGTACAGCGAACGCCTGATGAACCTCATCGGCGTTCTCTACTTCAATGCCCAGCTCGACCGGACCCAAACATTCAAAAACTATCTTCACCGCACCATTCCGGAACTCGAAACCTCCTATATCGCCGTTTTCGATATCCACAGTATGAAGCAGATCAACACGTTCTACAACCCGAAAGTAGGAGACATGGTCATCGAAACGGTAGAACAATCCCTCAAAGCCGTCTATCAGGAGAACCAGCCATTCATGATCTACACACGGGGTGTCGGCGGAGACTACTACCTCTTTTTCGAAGGATGTCCCCTGGACGAGGTCAAACAGATGATGCAGGCATTCGAGGAAGACCTTCGAAAAAGAGTCGAAAACCGCCCTTCGCTCCCAGTTTTCAGCGTCAAGCAGGGGCTCATCGCCATCAACTCCCCTTTCACACTCGAAAAAGAGGAGATACGGACCATTTTCATCTATCTCAAAGAGCGGCTCAAAAGTGCCGAATCACCACTCTTTCTGACCTCCGAATCGGATCAGAAAAAGATGCTGCACTGGATCAACAACCACTACAAACATATCACCCATCTCAAAAAGATGCTCGACTTGAAAAACGTGGAGATTTTTCTCCAGCCGATCTCACGCATCTACAATCCCGACAACATCCACGCTTTCGAGGTGCTCGCACGCATCAAAGAGAAAGATGGGTACATCCCCGCCGGTGCCTTCATCGACCTTCTGATCGACATGAAACTCATTCCCCGTCTCGACCACCTCATTCTCGACCGTATCATCCATTACAAAGATTTGATCCACCTCTTTGCGACCAAACTCTTCATCAACGTCTCCGCCCATACACTGCTCGAAAACGACTATGTCGAGAAACTTATCAAGGCGATCAGGGGGCCGTTGATCGGGACGGAGATCATCATCGAACTGACGGAGCAGGTCCTCCTGGAAAACCTCGGGCTGATCGTGAGACTGCACAAAGAGCATGGGCTCATCTTCGCGATCGACGATTTCGGAACCGGATACAGTTCGCTTCAAACGGTCATCAAACTTGCGGAAGAGGGCATCATCCAGTACCTGAAATTCGACGGCTCCCTCACGCAATCGATGGAAGATTCGGAGTCGACACGGCGTATTATCCACATCGCATCGAAAATGAGCCACTCTCTGGGACTCGAATCGATCATCGAATGTGTCGAAACCGAGAAACAGCGAAGAGAGCTGGAGGAGTTCGGCATCGAATATGCGCAGGGATATTTTATCGGCCGGCCCCAGAGTGTCGAAGCGTGGCATTTGATCAGAAAGGAGAGAGGCTACCTGTAA
- a CDS encoding response regulator transcription factor, with protein sequence MIRKRAYTVLYAEDEETIRNAYLHFLSHYFETVIGARDGEEALELYRKYKPDLVIADIVMPKLDGLSLIETIRRHDDTTRSILLTAYSDQAQLLKATELNITKYLIKPVRKQALKEAIDRAVSQLDRLKSAILKLTGEYTFHKEREALMYKGEPLPLSKNEQLFISILASEPVHFLSVSKVSELFYIKYDRDLSENAVKSLIKRLKKKLPDELIENRFGLGYRLLRP encoded by the coding sequence GTGATTCGAAAAAGAGCCTATACCGTCTTGTACGCGGAAGACGAAGAGACCATCAGGAACGCCTATCTCCATTTCCTCTCGCACTATTTCGAAACCGTCATTGGAGCACGCGACGGCGAAGAGGCGCTGGAACTCTACCGCAAATACAAGCCCGACCTCGTCATCGCGGATATCGTCATGCCGAAACTCGATGGACTCTCACTGATCGAAACGATCCGCCGTCACGACGACACGACCCGTTCTATTCTTCTCACGGCCTACAGCGACCAGGCGCAGCTTCTCAAGGCGACGGAACTCAATATCACGAAATACCTGATCAAGCCGGTGCGGAAACAGGCGTTGAAAGAGGCGATCGACCGGGCGGTTTCTCAGCTCGACAGACTCAAGAGCGCTATCTTGAAACTTACAGGCGAGTACACGTTTCACAAAGAGAGAGAAGCGTTGATGTACAAAGGAGAGCCCCTGCCACTGAGCAAAAACGAGCAACTCTTCATTTCGATCCTGGCCTCCGAACCGGTCCATTTTCTCTCCGTCTCGAAGGTGAGCGAACTCTTCTATATCAAGTATGACAGAGATTTGAGCGAAAACGCCGTCAAATCGCTCATCAAGCGTCTGAAAAAGAAACTTCCCGACGAACTGATCGAGAATCGTTTCGGCCTGGGCTATCGACTATTACGCCCATAA
- a CDS encoding PAS domain-containing sensor histidine kinase, giving the protein MEIIDYEDLVENSDDIIWQTDAKGRITYINRAIETELGYRRDEIIGTTVPPHIPEEEKGRYEKISYLLREVSPRSFEGLVHSVRHKDGRTFLFEIKGKPFFDSNGTFLGYRGISRKVPDSTSAEKRLSDRILGEHIIFESIINTLPIRIFWKDRNFRYLGANRLFLQDLGIETLDEILGKEDFTLLKSETAEICRRGDLEILHTGRDMYGEEEVIYTHTGKKMWVSLYKTPLQDHSGNIFGILGAYIDITKLKTQEIQLKENAYRLKEAQQMAKIGYWDFNLRDKSISWSEETYRIFGYTPMEQPISFETFFQHIVPEDRERLLQALERATENRDSEFNIVYTIRKKDGTEAILHSSAHLIYDFQQRPHWMKGVVQDITQSHRLQKENEAKQALLMHQTRLAQMGRLLNNIAHQWKQPLAELNALLLDMDTDYHHGTLDEKRFNWYFEQFEKVTGFMGDTIETFHEYTTPSKELTLIEPAEALDEALALLRSRIEEVGAKVEIRHRTCVKTVGTKQDMVHLFLVLLNNALDALDARQTKNPQIEIFIKTYRSEKESRCEISICDNAGGITPEVAKQMFDPYFTTKFKEKGRGIGLYMAKMIVENRMQGTLKLADAEKSLFKIILKGIV; this is encoded by the coding sequence ATGGAGATTATCGATTACGAAGACCTGGTGGAAAACAGCGACGACATCATCTGGCAGACAGATGCGAAAGGCCGCATCACCTACATCAACAGAGCCATCGAGACAGAACTCGGATACAGACGCGACGAGATTATCGGGACCACGGTCCCTCCGCATATTCCGGAAGAGGAGAAAGGGAGATACGAAAAAATCTCCTATCTTTTGAGAGAGGTCTCCCCGCGCAGTTTCGAGGGTCTCGTTCACTCTGTACGCCACAAGGATGGCCGAACCTTTCTCTTCGAAATCAAAGGCAAACCCTTTTTCGACAGCAATGGCACATTTCTCGGATACCGGGGAATCAGCCGGAAGGTTCCCGACAGCACGTCGGCAGAAAAGAGACTGAGTGACCGCATTCTCGGTGAGCACATCATTTTCGAATCGATTATCAACACACTTCCGATCCGTATTTTCTGGAAAGACAGAAACTTCCGCTATCTCGGCGCCAACCGCCTCTTTTTACAGGATCTCGGAATCGAAACACTCGACGAAATTCTGGGAAAAGAGGATTTCACGCTTTTGAAATCCGAAACCGCGGAGATCTGCCGCCGGGGAGATCTGGAAATCCTCCATACGGGCAGAGATATGTACGGCGAAGAGGAGGTGATCTACACCCATACGGGAAAGAAGATGTGGGTTTCACTCTACAAAACTCCCCTCCAGGACCATTCTGGAAATATTTTCGGTATTCTCGGAGCCTACATCGATATCACGAAACTCAAAACACAGGAGATTCAACTCAAAGAGAATGCCTACCGGCTCAAAGAGGCGCAGCAGATGGCGAAAATCGGCTATTGGGACTTCAACCTCAGGGACAAAAGCATCTCGTGGTCGGAAGAGACCTATCGTATTTTCGGATATACGCCCATGGAGCAACCCATTTCGTTCGAAACCTTTTTTCAGCATATCGTTCCCGAAGACCGGGAGAGGCTGCTCCAGGCACTGGAGCGAGCCACCGAAAATCGCGATTCCGAATTCAACATCGTCTACACGATTCGCAAAAAAGACGGTACCGAAGCCATACTCCACTCCTCCGCGCATCTCATATACGATTTCCAACAGCGGCCTCACTGGATGAAAGGGGTGGTCCAGGACATTACCCAGTCTCATCGATTGCAAAAAGAGAATGAAGCGAAACAGGCCCTTTTGATGCACCAGACACGTCTGGCGCAGATGGGACGGCTCCTGAACAATATCGCCCACCAGTGGAAACAACCGTTGGCCGAGCTCAATGCCCTGTTGCTGGATATGGACACCGACTACCATCACGGCACACTGGACGAAAAACGGTTCAACTGGTACTTCGAACAGTTCGAAAAAGTGACCGGTTTCATGGGCGACACCATCGAAACTTTTCACGAATATACGACACCATCCAAAGAACTCACCCTGATCGAACCGGCGGAAGCACTCGACGAGGCACTCGCTTTACTGCGCTCACGCATCGAAGAGGTAGGGGCGAAAGTGGAGATAAGACACCGTACCTGTGTCAAAACCGTCGGCACGAAACAGGACATGGTCCATCTGTTCCTCGTACTGCTCAACAATGCACTCGACGCACTCGACGCACGGCAAACCAAAAATCCGCAAATCGAGATTTTCATCAAAACGTACAGGAGTGAAAAAGAGAGCCGATGTGAAATTTCGATCTGCGACAATGCCGGGGGTATCACCCCCGAAGTCGCCAAACAGATGTTCGACCCCTACTTCACGACGAAGTTCAAAGAAAAGGGCCGGGGCATCGGTCTTTACATGGCGAAGATGATCGTCGAAAACCGTATGCAGGGGACATTGAAACTTGCCGATGCCGAAAAAAGCCTGTTCAAAATCATTCTGAAAGGTATTGTGTGA